The following coding sequences are from one Lycium ferocissimum isolate CSIRO_LF1 chromosome 3, AGI_CSIRO_Lferr_CH_V1, whole genome shotgun sequence window:
- the LOC132050371 gene encoding L-ascorbate peroxidase 1, cytosolic, producing the protein MGKCYPTVSEEYLKAVDQCKRKLRGLIAEKNCAPIMLRLAWHSAGTYDVCSKTGGPFGTMRFKAEQGHGANNGLDIALRLLEPIREQFPILSHADFYQLAGVVAVEVTGGPDVPFHPGREDKPEPPVEGRLPDATKGCDHLRDVFVKQMGLSDKDIVALSGAHTLGRCHKERSGFEGPWTANPLVFDNSYFKELLSGEKEGLLQLPSDKALLCDPAFRPLVEKYAADEDAFFADYAEAHLKLCELGFAEA; encoded by the exons ATGGGTAAGTGCTATCCTACCGTGAGCGAGGAGTACCTCAAGGCTGTTGACCAATGTAAAAGGAAACTCAGAGGACTCATTGCTGAGAAGAATTGTGCTCCTATTATGCTCCGTCTTGC ATGGCACTCTGCTGGTACGTATGATGTGTGTTCCAAAACTGGAGGTCCTTTCGGTACCATGAGGTTCAAAGCTGAACAAGGACATGGAGCAAACAATGGTCTTGACATTGCTCTGAGACTCTTGGAGCCCATTAGGGAGCAGTTTCCTATCCTCTCCCATGCTGATTTCTACCAA TTGGCTGGTGTCGTTGCTGTTGAAGTTACTGGAGGACCTGATGTTCCCTTTCACCCTGGTAGAGAG GACAAGCCAGAACCACCTGTTGAAGGTCGCTTGCCTGATGCCACCAAGG GCTGTGACCACTTGAGGGATGTGTTCGTGAAACAAATGGGCCTTTCTGACAAGGATATTGTTGCGCTCTCTGGTGCCCATACCTTG GGAAGGTGCCACAAGGAGCGATCTGGTTTTGAGGGACCTTGGACTGCCAATCCCCTCGTCTTTGACAACTCATACTTTAA GGAACTTTTGAGTGGTGAAAAGGAAGGGCTTCTACAGTTGCCATCAGACAAGGCTCTACTCTGTGATCCTGCTTTCCGTCCCCTTGTTGAGAAATATGCTGCG GATGAAGATGCCTTCTTTGCTGACTATGCTGAGGCTCACTTGAAGCTCTGTGAATTGGG GTTTGCTGAAGCTTAA